From the Aquitalea magnusonii genome, one window contains:
- a CDS encoding tetratricopeptide repeat protein has translation MNQQLALNKINQAMQQLQQGQPAAARDGLSRVLKAFPDSPEVHFLLGLALVQLAQSKGALAHFNSAIALAPDLAEAYVNRGILLKNQQQLKPALQDLDRAIALRPTMAEAYSNRGNVLVLLEQPERACADFATAIQLDPRNSDALVNMAALKADSGDYAEAQLLLERVLALQPDDALARHNRGWLSLLQGDYTRGWQDYEARKLDKQLCQRAGVQRFPQPEWQGEDLSGKTLLLHQEQGLGDAIQMLRYLPQLQAQAARVLILLNPALSPLASQLLPSGQVFTRREALPAFDLHCSVMSLPLRMATTLDNIPAAQGYLAVDEACQQHWAGLLGEKKRLRVGLAWSGSAKHLNDRKRSLTLAALSGLLQPDLLQQAVEWHSLQREYREDAAELAAAGIIDHAAQLQTMQDTAGLISQLDLVISVDTSVAHLAGALGKPCWLLLPFNPDFRWGLGRSDSPWYASMQLFRQPLPGDWASVLDAVAGQLAAQLARAAD, from the coding sequence ATGAACCAGCAACTTGCACTCAACAAGATCAACCAGGCCATGCAGCAACTGCAGCAAGGCCAGCCTGCCGCTGCCAGGGATGGTTTGAGCCGTGTGTTGAAAGCCTTCCCCGACAGCCCGGAAGTGCATTTCCTGCTGGGCCTGGCACTGGTGCAACTGGCGCAGTCCAAGGGGGCGCTTGCCCATTTCAATAGCGCCATCGCGCTGGCACCGGACCTGGCCGAAGCCTATGTCAACCGCGGCATCCTGTTGAAAAACCAGCAGCAACTGAAACCGGCCTTGCAGGATCTGGACCGCGCCATTGCCCTGCGGCCAACCATGGCTGAAGCCTACAGCAACCGGGGTAATGTACTGGTGTTGCTGGAGCAGCCCGAGCGCGCCTGCGCCGACTTTGCCACGGCCATCCAACTGGACCCGCGCAATAGCGATGCGCTGGTGAATATGGCGGCGCTCAAGGCCGATAGCGGTGACTATGCAGAAGCGCAGCTGCTGCTGGAGCGTGTGCTCGCCCTGCAGCCGGACGATGCTCTGGCACGGCATAACCGTGGCTGGCTGTCACTACTGCAAGGCGATTACACCCGCGGCTGGCAGGACTACGAAGCACGCAAACTGGACAAGCAACTGTGCCAGCGTGCTGGTGTGCAGCGTTTTCCCCAGCCGGAATGGCAAGGCGAGGACCTCTCTGGCAAGACGCTGCTCTTGCATCAGGAACAAGGCCTGGGCGATGCCATCCAGATGCTGCGCTATCTGCCGCAGTTGCAGGCACAAGCTGCCCGAGTGCTGATCTTGCTTAATCCTGCGCTCTCGCCGCTGGCCAGCCAGTTGTTGCCGTCCGGGCAGGTGTTTACCCGGCGTGAAGCGCTGCCGGCGTTTGACCTGCACTGCTCGGTGATGTCGCTGCCCTTGCGCATGGCCACCACGCTGGACAATATTCCTGCGGCGCAGGGCTATCTCGCGGTGGATGAAGCTTGCCAGCAGCATTGGGCGGGCTTGCTGGGAGAGAAGAAACGCTTGCGTGTCGGGCTGGCATGGTCCGGTTCGGCAAAGCATCTGAATGACCGCAAGCGCAGCCTGACGCTGGCTGCGCTGTCCGGTCTGCTGCAGCCCGATCTGCTGCAACAGGCTGTCGAGTGGCACAGCCTGCAGCGCGAATACCGCGAAGACGCGGCAGAGCTGGCTGCCGCCGGCATCATCGATCATGCGGCGCAGCTGCAAACCATGCAGGATACCGCCGGGCTGATCAGCCAGCTGGATCTGGTGATTAGTGTGGATACCTCGGTGGCGCACCTGGCCGGTGCTTTGGGCAAACCGTGCTGGCTGCTGCTGCCGTTCAATCCGGATTTCCGCTGGGGGCTGGGCCGTAGCGATAGCCCGTGGTACGCCAGCATGCAGTTGTTCCGTCAGCCGCTGCCCGGTGACTGGGCCAGTGTGCTGGATGCTGTCGCCGGGCAATTGGCAGCGCAGTTGGCGCGCGCGGCCGACTGA
- a CDS encoding FKBP-type peptidyl-prolyl cis-trans isomerase has product MDQQLKIEDLHIGNGKEVVRGALITTHYTGWLEDGSKFESSHDKGRPFQCVIGTGRVIKGWDIGLMGMKVGGKRKLWVPAALAYGERQIGTRIPPHSNLLFEIEVLEVLTRDD; this is encoded by the coding sequence ATGGACCAGCAACTGAAAATCGAAGACTTGCACATCGGCAATGGCAAGGAAGTGGTGCGCGGCGCGCTGATCACCACCCACTACACCGGCTGGCTGGAAGATGGCAGCAAGTTTGAGTCTTCCCACGACAAGGGCAGGCCCTTCCAGTGCGTGATCGGCACCGGCCGGGTGATCAAGGGCTGGGATATCGGCCTGATGGGCATGAAGGTGGGCGGCAAGCGCAAGCTGTGGGTACCGGCCGCGCTGGCCTATGGCGAAAGGCAGATTGGCACGCGCATTCCGCCGCATTCCAATCTGCTGTTCGAAATCGAAGTGCTGGAAGTGCTGACCCGCGACGACTGA
- a CDS encoding LysR family transcriptional regulator, with the protein MQDLQLDWLRAFVAVVDAGSLSAAAGQVHRSQSAVSMQLKKLEQAAGCVLLLRSPRALALTAAGAELLPHARRVLAAHAAALDTLHAAQVSGQLRLGVPEDYAVAYLGNVLRDYAGRFPAVEINLVCEQSTALIRKVESGELDLAVVSRDAPDRGEYLFDEAMVWVGDSQHAAWLREPLPIALYELGSRARSAVLDAVEARQRAWRVVYSSPSVAGQLAAVHSGMAVAVLTACSVPAGIQVLGSAQGLPALPALQVALIRSPHSQGARACDVMQQMIRQALRKEPPAF; encoded by the coding sequence ATGCAGGACTTGCAACTGGACTGGTTGCGTGCTTTTGTCGCCGTGGTGGATGCCGGTTCGCTCAGTGCGGCTGCCGGCCAAGTGCATCGGTCGCAGTCGGCGGTCAGCATGCAGCTCAAAAAGCTGGAGCAGGCGGCAGGCTGTGTGCTGTTGTTGCGCAGCCCACGCGCGCTGGCGCTGACGGCTGCCGGAGCCGAGTTGCTGCCGCATGCGCGGCGGGTACTGGCGGCGCATGCGGCAGCGCTGGATACCTTGCATGCTGCCCAGGTGAGTGGCCAGTTGCGCCTCGGTGTGCCGGAAGATTATGCGGTTGCTTATCTGGGTAATGTGCTGCGCGATTATGCTGGCCGTTTTCCTGCCGTGGAAATCAATCTGGTTTGTGAACAGTCAACCGCCCTGATCCGCAAGGTGGAAAGCGGCGAGCTTGATCTGGCGGTGGTCAGCCGCGATGCGCCGGACCGCGGTGAGTATTTGTTTGACGAAGCCATGGTCTGGGTGGGGGACAGCCAGCATGCCGCCTGGCTGCGTGAGCCGCTGCCGATTGCCCTGTATGAGCTGGGCAGCCGGGCGCGCAGTGCCGTGCTGGACGCGGTGGAGGCCAGGCAGCGTGCCTGGCGTGTGGTGTACAGCAGCCCCAGCGTGGCCGGCCAACTGGCCGCGGTGCATAGTGGTATGGCTGTTGCAGTGCTGACCGCGTGCAGTGTGCCGGCGGGCATCCAGGTGCTGGGCAGTGCGCAGGGACTGCCTGCTTTGCCAGCCTTGCAGGTGGCACTGATACGCAGCCCGCACTCGCAAGGGGCGCGTGCCTGTGACGTGATGCAGCAGATGATCCGGCAAGCCCTGCGCAAGGAGCCGCCGGCATTCTGA
- a CDS encoding response regulator transcription factor, with the protein MKSAIIVDDHPAICLAVRSVLEKSGRYAIIGETDNGQSVIELVREHKVDLIIIDLNIPRISGLELIKRIKGQHPGIKLLVLSAQDEMVYASRSMQAGADGFVSKSKDLNAILSASDAIMAGYSFFPRDVVSGAKLNVESQIDSRIEKLSDRELAVLQHLAQGLSNKDIADRLFISNKTVSTYKVNIFEKLGISNVVDLTDFARTNKLV; encoded by the coding sequence ATGAAAAGCGCCATCATTGTCGATGACCACCCCGCCATCTGCTTGGCTGTCCGTTCTGTGCTGGAAAAATCGGGGCGATACGCAATCATCGGCGAAACCGACAATGGCCAATCTGTCATCGAACTGGTCCGCGAGCACAAGGTCGACCTGATCATCATCGACCTCAACATCCCACGCATCAGTGGTCTGGAACTGATCAAGCGCATCAAGGGACAGCATCCGGGCATCAAGCTGCTGGTACTCTCGGCGCAGGATGAAATGGTGTATGCATCGCGCTCGATGCAGGCCGGTGCCGATGGCTTCGTCAGCAAGAGCAAGGACCTGAATGCCATCCTGTCGGCATCGGATGCCATCATGGCCGGCTACAGCTTCTTCCCGCGTGATGTGGTATCAGGAGCCAAGCTCAATGTGGAAAGCCAGATCGACAGCCGGATCGAGAAACTGTCCGATCGCGAGCTGGCCGTGCTGCAGCATCTGGCACAAGGCTTGTCCAACAAGGACATCGCCGACCGCCTGTTCATCAGCAACAAGACAGTCAGCACCTACAAGGTGAATATCTTTGAAAAACTGGGTATTTCCAATGTGGTGGACCTCACCGATTTTGCCCGTACCAACAAACTGGTTTGA
- a CDS encoding NnrS family protein has protein sequence MNTQALPPPLLRAPHRIAFLFGMLLALLLFAAWFAELASRLGSHPILPAVPAVMAHGFLMLYGIFPLFMTGFIFTAGPRWLGVPAPSRRAYLSVPALLAGGLLLWLAGLGLGRDWLLAGQLLYSAGFAGLTLTFGQLIRRSQQANRLHAWMVLCGFVLGFAGLLAGLYWLCSGNASGWLLMRDLALWGFLLPVFLTVCHRMLPFFTVSAMPEIPAWKPDWLLWALLAGSWLHGLLSIAGWTTLLADLPFCLLLTYTCQRWQGWRTGKVKLLCMLHLSFAWLPLAFLLYSLAGLLPVSLGLAPLHAVTTGFFISMVIAFVSRVSLGHAGQPLQAPAWLWRLYLAVHGMALLRVATDCLPAGWAASLYALSACACLLLLLGWSLRFVRLYLQARSDGQPG, from the coding sequence ATGAACACCCAAGCACTGCCGCCCCCCCTGCTGCGCGCGCCGCACCGCATCGCCTTTCTGTTTGGCATGCTGCTGGCGCTGTTGCTGTTTGCCGCCTGGTTTGCCGAACTGGCTTCGCGCCTGGGCAGCCACCCCATCCTGCCGGCGGTTCCCGCCGTGATGGCCCATGGTTTCCTGATGCTGTACGGCATCTTCCCGCTATTCATGACCGGCTTCATTTTTACCGCCGGGCCGCGCTGGCTGGGCGTGCCTGCGCCATCCCGCCGCGCCTATCTGAGCGTCCCGGCCTTGCTGGCCGGCGGATTGCTGCTGTGGCTGGCCGGCCTCGGCCTTGGCCGTGACTGGCTGCTGGCCGGACAACTGCTGTACAGCGCCGGTTTTGCCGGGCTGACACTCACGTTTGGCCAATTGATCCGGCGTAGCCAGCAGGCAAACCGCCTGCACGCATGGATGGTGCTGTGCGGCTTTGTATTGGGCTTTGCCGGTTTGCTGGCTGGCCTGTACTGGCTGTGCAGCGGCAATGCCAGCGGCTGGCTGCTGATGCGCGACCTGGCGCTGTGGGGCTTTCTGCTGCCGGTGTTTCTCACTGTCTGCCACCGCATGCTGCCGTTCTTCACCGTCAGCGCCATGCCGGAAATTCCAGCCTGGAAGCCGGACTGGCTGCTATGGGCGCTGCTGGCCGGTAGCTGGCTGCATGGCCTGCTGTCGATTGCAGGGTGGACGACCTTGCTGGCTGATTTGCCGTTTTGCCTGCTGCTGACCTATACCTGCCAGCGCTGGCAGGGCTGGCGCACCGGCAAGGTAAAACTGCTGTGCATGCTGCATCTGTCTTTTGCCTGGCTGCCGCTGGCTTTCTTGCTGTACAGCCTGGCCGGGCTGCTGCCGGTGTCGCTGGGTCTGGCCCCGCTGCATGCCGTCACCACCGGCTTTTTCATCAGCATGGTGATTGCCTTTGTCTCGCGGGTATCGCTGGGCCATGCCGGTCAGCCACTGCAAGCGCCGGCCTGGCTGTGGCGACTGTATCTGGCCGTACATGGCATGGCCTTGCTGCGCGTGGCCACCGACTGCCTGCCGGCTGGCTGGGCCGCCAGCCTGTATGCACTGAGCGCCTGCGCCTGCCTGCTGCTGTTGCTGGGCTGGAGTCTGCGTTTTGTGCGGCTCTACCTGCAGGCACGCAGCGACGGCCAGCCGGGCTGA
- a CDS encoding EAL domain-containing protein, translating into MPSSLLRDTNFPLRILIVEDHAIQRMVLRLLLQQSGVSHIDEAEDGYQALSRLESACYDLMICDLDMPRLDGIQLMRHMRSLEHVPLLVYCSAQAEDILHSVSRFGFHHELSVLGCLQKPVSLAQLKPLLHACVKQLDGRWQTLSGSPHAFSRQELRDALRSGQILPWYQPKINPQTLETVSVEALARWQHPVHGLISPGMFLPRIEETGLAEELLCTMLEHSVRDCCEWDSLFPEMDLGVAVNINVSEFDLPDMPDKLNAILRAAHLSPARITLELTETQPLDNLSCSLENAIRLRVMGFNLALDDFGAGYSGFHHLREIPANSVKIDRTLVHKAAGDPAAEKLLGFAVRMLQSQHVSVVVEGVSRQQDFDLVKQLRVDLVQGFLLAEPMSREQLAGFIRHPLLLPQVVS; encoded by the coding sequence ATGCCTTCTTCATTATTGCGCGACACCAATTTCCCACTCAGGATATTGATTGTCGAGGATCACGCCATTCAGCGCATGGTATTACGCCTGTTGCTCCAGCAAAGCGGCGTTAGCCATATCGACGAGGCTGAAGATGGTTATCAGGCCTTGTCACGGCTGGAGTCTGCTTGCTATGACCTGATGATCTGTGATCTGGACATGCCCCGGCTGGATGGCATCCAGTTGATGCGCCACATGCGTTCGCTCGAACATGTTCCCCTGCTGGTTTACTGTAGCGCACAGGCCGAGGATATCTTGCATAGTGTGTCGCGCTTTGGTTTTCATCATGAGCTGTCCGTACTGGGCTGCCTGCAAAAGCCGGTGTCCCTGGCGCAGCTCAAACCCTTGCTGCATGCCTGTGTCAAGCAGTTGGATGGCCGGTGGCAAACCCTGTCCGGCAGCCCGCATGCCTTTAGTCGTCAGGAATTGCGCGACGCCCTGCGCAGCGGGCAGATTCTGCCCTGGTATCAGCCCAAGATTAATCCGCAAACGCTGGAAACGGTTTCGGTGGAAGCATTGGCGCGCTGGCAACATCCGGTGCATGGCCTGATTTCACCGGGCATGTTTCTACCCCGCATCGAGGAAACCGGCCTGGCGGAGGAACTGCTATGCACCATGCTGGAGCATTCGGTACGGGACTGCTGTGAGTGGGACAGCCTGTTTCCTGAAATGGATCTGGGTGTCGCAGTGAATATCAATGTCAGCGAATTCGATTTGCCTGACATGCCGGATAAACTGAATGCCATCCTCCGGGCGGCTCATCTGTCTCCGGCACGAATTACGTTGGAATTAACAGAAACCCAGCCGCTGGATAATCTGAGCTGCTCTCTGGAAAATGCGATTCGTTTGCGGGTGATGGGATTTAATCTGGCACTGGATGATTTTGGTGCCGGATATTCCGGATTTCATCATTTGCGAGAAATACCTGCCAATTCGGTCAAGATTGACCGTACCTTGGTGCATAAGGCGGCTGGCGATCCTGCCGCCGAAAAGCTGCTGGGTTTTGCCGTGCGCATGCTGCAAAGCCAGCATGTGTCCGTTGTGGTGGAGGGCGTCAGCCGGCAGCAGGATTTTGACCTGGTCAAGCAATTGCGTGTCGATCTGGTGCAGGGCTTTCTGTTGGCCGAACCCATGTCCCGTGAGCAACTGGCCGGTTTCATCCGCCATCCGCTGTTATTACCGCAGGTGGTGTCCTAG
- a CDS encoding DUF1302 family protein, whose amino-acid sequence MNGITTIKPELGAASEQAVGAATLSWRGWLGMGTVIRAANPDPVISGASMNTLNDGDLNYRSGDAVSTAIESYLQADVQYHGLGMRVAGKAWYDYTQARQAVLHGNVTNHYQPGAALSDEGFVPLGRFGNAVLDDAYLYGTTRLAGYPLLLRAGRQTIPWGSPTSSGMLSQINAIDYAALSRASSVAAEAGIPDWAVYGKLNLSDRLSLDAFYQFAYAPNVYPGCGTFYSTGDYVQPGCNQLTLNGALLSAISQRNISNSDSQSISNALDYVSRSADRLPSGGQYGAGVHYLLDGVGRFGFYAANIDSKVGYTGVQHNSAGVLTPLLANRGLAQATGLSSQYYRSYPANLHLFVLNFATRLPDQTAAYAELGYIPDQPLAWNGSDFLNGLLLGRGPLSRLASLPVAGSADGYDRYQVMSVSLGATRPLGKLAGGEVKLSAELGLKHVFALPDPSVMRYGRAGWGMAASQAYPSCSGDAATCRLDGFITSNAWGARVRLESRYASIWPDLVLTPALTVGQDVRGYSYDGQFSQGRFTTMLSLALHVRRDYQLDLSYLKTGGGDYNLLRDRSLVSLGLGMRL is encoded by the coding sequence GTGAATGGCATAACCACCATCAAGCCGGAACTGGGTGCCGCCAGCGAACAGGCGGTGGGGGCTGCCACCCTGTCATGGCGTGGCTGGCTGGGTATGGGAACCGTGATCCGCGCCGCCAATCCCGATCCGGTGATCTCCGGCGCGTCGATGAACACGCTCAATGATGGCGATCTTAACTATCGCAGCGGCGATGCGGTCTCCACCGCGATCGAAAGCTATCTGCAGGCGGATGTGCAATATCACGGCCTGGGCATGCGGGTGGCCGGCAAGGCCTGGTATGACTACACGCAGGCACGGCAAGCGGTACTGCATGGCAATGTAACCAATCATTATCAGCCGGGTGCGGCACTGAGCGATGAGGGTTTTGTCCCGCTGGGGCGCTTTGGCAATGCGGTGCTGGATGATGCCTATCTTTATGGGACAACCCGTCTGGCCGGCTATCCCTTGCTGCTGCGCGCCGGCAGGCAGACCATTCCCTGGGGCAGTCCTACCTCCAGTGGCATGCTGTCACAAATCAACGCCATTGATTACGCAGCATTAAGCCGCGCCAGTTCGGTGGCGGCTGAAGCCGGGATCCCAGATTGGGCGGTCTATGGCAAGCTGAACCTGAGCGACCGCCTCAGCCTGGATGCCTTTTACCAGTTTGCCTACGCACCGAATGTTTATCCTGGCTGCGGTACTTTTTATTCCACCGGCGATTATGTCCAGCCGGGCTGCAACCAGCTTACCCTCAACGGTGCCTTGCTGTCGGCCATCAGCCAGCGCAACATCAGCAACAGCGACAGCCAGTCCATCAGCAATGCGCTGGATTACGTCAGCCGCAGTGCCGACCGCCTGCCATCCGGCGGGCAATACGGGGCTGGCGTGCATTATCTGCTGGATGGCGTGGGCCGATTCGGTTTTTACGCCGCCAATATCGACAGCAAGGTCGGCTATACCGGCGTGCAGCACAATAGTGCCGGTGTGCTCACTCCGCTGCTGGCCAACCGCGGCCTGGCGCAAGCTACCGGACTGAGCAGCCAGTATTACCGCAGCTATCCGGCCAATCTGCATCTGTTTGTGCTGAATTTTGCCACCCGGCTGCCCGATCAGACGGCAGCCTATGCCGAACTGGGCTATATCCCCGACCAGCCGCTGGCCTGGAACGGTTCAGACTTTCTCAACGGCTTGTTACTGGGACGCGGGCCACTATCCCGTCTTGCCAGCCTGCCTGTTGCGGGCTCTGCCGACGGTTATGACCGCTATCAGGTGATGAGTGTGAGCCTGGGCGCCACGCGGCCGCTGGGCAAGCTGGCCGGGGGGGAGGTCAAGCTATCGGCCGAGCTGGGCCTCAAGCATGTCTTTGCCTTGCCCGACCCCTCGGTGATGCGCTATGGCCGCGCAGGCTGGGGCATGGCGGCAAGCCAGGCTTATCCTAGCTGCAGTGGCGATGCAGCCACGTGCAGGCTGGACGGTTTCATCACCAGCAATGCCTGGGGCGCGCGGGTGCGGCTGGAAAGCCGATATGCAAGCATTTGGCCTGACTTGGTGCTTACCCCGGCGCTGACCGTGGGCCAGGATGTCCGCGGTTATTCCTACGATGGCCAGTTTTCCCAGGGCCGCTTTACCACCATGTTGAGTCTGGCGTTGCATGTACGGCGCGATTACCAGTTGGATTTGAGCTATCTGAAAACCGGCGGTGGTGATTACAACCTGCTGCGTGATCGCAGTCTGGTGTCGCTGGGGCTGGGCATGCGTCTGTAA
- a CDS encoding SDR family NAD(P)-dependent oxidoreductase yields the protein MSVVVSGAAHGIGQAVAMRLAAEGQPLVLVDIDATGLARMAEALPRNLPHRLVIGSVADRATADAAAVAAQELGGAHGLSHNAGIQRYGSALDTSQQCWDEVMATNLGAAFLLAQALLPQLIAKRGALVFMASVQGLATQRNVAAYTASKHGLIGLSKSIAVDFASQGVRSNAIAPGSIDTPMLRDAIASAPSPAALRKEIDTMHPLGRAGHASEVAELVAFLLSDRATFITGEVIRIDGGLLALIGGSPLQD from the coding sequence ATGAGCGTAGTGGTCAGTGGGGCTGCCCATGGCATTGGGCAAGCGGTCGCGATGCGACTGGCGGCAGAAGGTCAGCCGCTGGTATTGGTGGATATCGATGCCACAGGGCTGGCGCGCATGGCAGAGGCCTTGCCGCGCAATCTTCCCCATCGACTGGTCATCGGTTCGGTTGCCGACCGTGCTACCGCAGATGCTGCGGCGGTAGCGGCGCAAGAACTGGGCGGTGCCCATGGTTTATCCCATAACGCGGGTATCCAACGTTATGGCTCGGCACTGGACACCTCGCAGCAATGCTGGGATGAAGTCATGGCGACCAATCTGGGCGCAGCCTTCCTGCTGGCACAAGCCTTGTTGCCGCAACTCATCGCCAAGCGCGGGGCCCTGGTATTCATGGCTTCGGTACAAGGCCTGGCCACACAGCGCAATGTGGCTGCCTATACGGCATCCAAGCATGGGCTGATCGGCCTGAGCAAATCCATTGCCGTGGACTTTGCCAGCCAGGGCGTGCGCTCCAATGCCATCGCCCCAGGTTCCATCGACACCCCCATGCTGCGCGATGCCATCGCCAGTGCGCCCTCCCCCGCTGCCTTACGCAAAGAAATCGACACCATGCATCCGCTGGGCCGCGCTGGTCATGCCAGCGAAGTTGCCGAGCTGGTGGCTTTTTTGCTGTCTGACCGTGCCACCTTCATTACCGGAGAAGTCATCCGCATTGATGGTGGTTTGCTCGCCCTTATCGGCGGCTCACCCTTACAGGACTGA
- a CDS encoding MFS transporter — protein sequence MAESSLPRERGLLWLLALTQFTIIMDFMVMMPLGPQIMRAFAISPAAFATAVSAYSWCSGLSGLFAATYIDRFDRRRLLLVIYGLFAASNLVCAMAGNFHMLLLARAFAGLSGGVLASIIMAIVSDVVPLSRRGAATGTIMTAFSLAAIAGVPAGIVLGAHLGWSSPFYLLTVLSLLIWLVAWMLVPSLRVHLQVAPPPLREVLPDLWGLLSNPRHLRAFGLTFLMLVSHMMVIPFISPVLVANHGIAPQQIAWIYMAGGAATFFTSRRIGRLADRHGKHQLFRLMALFSMLPVLFVTHLPSLPFIVIVAFFPVFMVALSGRMIPLQALLTTVPLPQNRGAFLSVNSAIQSLGNGCGAWLGGLLLSSGSAGQIVGYGWNGWCAVALVGVAVWWVGRVQAQPSMSPAAVSP from the coding sequence ATGGCTGAATCAAGCCTCCCGCGTGAGCGTGGCCTGCTGTGGCTGCTGGCGCTGACGCAGTTCACCATCATCATGGATTTCATGGTGATGATGCCGCTGGGACCGCAAATCATGCGTGCCTTTGCCATCAGTCCGGCAGCATTTGCCACCGCGGTATCGGCCTATTCCTGGTGTTCCGGCTTGTCCGGGCTGTTTGCCGCCACCTATATCGACCGCTTCGACCGTCGCCGCTTGCTGCTGGTGATTTATGGCCTGTTTGCTGCTTCCAACCTGGTGTGCGCCATGGCCGGCAACTTTCACATGCTGTTGCTGGCGCGTGCCTTTGCCGGCCTCAGCGGTGGCGTGCTGGCTTCCATCATCATGGCGATTGTCAGCGATGTGGTGCCGCTGTCGCGCCGAGGGGCGGCCACCGGCACCATCATGACGGCTTTTTCCCTGGCGGCCATTGCCGGTGTGCCTGCCGGCATCGTGCTGGGGGCTCATCTGGGCTGGTCATCACCGTTTTACCTGTTGACGGTGCTGTCCTTGCTGATCTGGCTGGTGGCATGGATGCTGGTCCCTTCGCTGCGCGTGCACCTGCAGGTGGCACCGCCACCGCTACGCGAGGTACTGCCCGACTTGTGGGGCCTGCTGAGTAATCCGCGCCACCTGCGGGCTTTCGGGCTGACCTTTCTCATGCTGGTGTCGCATATGATGGTGATTCCCTTCATCTCGCCGGTACTGGTGGCCAACCACGGGATTGCTCCGCAGCAGATTGCCTGGATCTACATGGCTGGCGGGGCGGCCACCTTCTTTACCTCCCGCCGTATCGGCCGGCTGGCCGACCGTCATGGCAAGCACCAGTTGTTTCGTCTCATGGCCTTGTTTTCCATGCTGCCGGTCTTGTTTGTCACCCATCTGCCGAGTTTGCCCTTTATTGTCATCGTGGCGTTCTTTCCGGTGTTCATGGTGGCCTTGTCCGGTCGCATGATTCCGCTGCAGGCTTTGCTCACCACCGTACCCCTGCCACAAAACCGCGGGGCGTTTCTCAGCGTCAACAGTGCCATCCAGTCGCTGGGCAATGGCTGCGGTGCCTGGCTGGGCGGCTTGCTGCTCAGTAGCGGTAGCGCCGGGCAGATTGTCGGTTATGGCTGGAATGGCTGGTGTGCGGTGGCGCTGGTGGGCGTGGCCGTGTGGTGGGTGGGACGGGTGCAGGCTCAGCCATCTATGAGCCCGGCTGCCGTTTCGCCCTGA
- a CDS encoding DMT family transporter, which yields MILAGLLLGTLGIFVTEAHQPPLLTVLMRCLFGAIALLAWGAGSGKLGELRLRGSALLAVLLASLLMVANWGLFFAAIPLTSIGLATVLFHLQPFWVMLYGSLRQGETLSRRHLLAALTALLGLGLACGLAGWRSEALPEGLLNGVLMCIAGSLAYAGLPIIARSRPAISSFAFAWWQCAVGVLLTVWWPLLNGWPSTALSWAWLAGLGSLHTGLAYALLYSGMSRVGTSRFAVLQFVYPVTAIVVDWLVYRHALDGWQLAGIGLMGLALWSLRRG from the coding sequence ATGATTCTGGCCGGACTGCTACTGGGAACACTGGGCATCTTTGTCACCGAAGCCCATCAGCCACCACTCTTGACGGTGTTGATGCGCTGCTTGTTCGGTGCCATCGCCTTGCTTGCCTGGGGTGCCGGCAGCGGCAAGCTAGGCGAACTGCGCCTGCGTGGCAGCGCACTGCTGGCCGTGCTGCTGGCCAGCCTGCTGATGGTGGCAAACTGGGGACTGTTTTTTGCAGCCATCCCGCTCACCTCCATCGGCTTGGCTACCGTGCTGTTTCACCTGCAACCATTCTGGGTAATGCTGTATGGAAGCCTGCGGCAGGGGGAAACGCTGTCACGCCGACATCTGCTGGCCGCCCTCACCGCGCTGCTCGGCCTCGGCTTAGCCTGCGGTTTGGCCGGCTGGCGCAGCGAAGCACTGCCGGAGGGTTTGCTGAACGGGGTGCTGATGTGTATTGCCGGCTCACTGGCCTACGCCGGACTACCCATCATCGCCAGAAGCCGCCCAGCCATCAGCTCATTTGCATTCGCCTGGTGGCAATGTGCCGTCGGCGTGCTACTGACGGTCTGGTGGCCACTCCTCAATGGCTGGCCGTCAACGGCGCTCAGTTGGGCTTGGCTGGCGGGGCTGGGCAGCCTGCACACCGGTCTTGCCTATGCCTTGCTCTACAGCGGCATGAGCCGGGTTGGCACCAGTCGTTTTGCGGTACTGCAGTTTGTCTATCCGGTAACGGCCATTGTGGTGGACTGGCTGGTCTACCGGCATGCACTGGATGGATGGCAACTGGCCGGTATTGGCCTGATGGGACTTGCGCTGTGGTCGCTGCGGCGCGGCTAG